From the Desulfovibrio sp. UIB00 genome, one window contains:
- a CDS encoding YkgJ family cysteine cluster protein — translation MSSDASRELLDSLPELKPDETFCFDCNPDVPCFNRCCAELTLPLTPYDVLRLRRNLGLGSEEFLGTFTTLRSFPDTGFPLPMLRMLDGPDEPCPFVTPAGCSVYEDRPGACRYYPLGRGTKMATDGVSERFFVVREPHCLGFDKGTVRTPHQWLENEELKPFNTSNDRYMRLMAMVRATGQPLEPRLVTMIVLCLFQIDKFRELITNMRVFSHVDISDQRKAAIMEDSQKGDEAALDFGLDWMELVIFGQSQGLARK, via the coding sequence ATGTCCTCTGATGCCAGCCGTGAACTTCTCGACAGCCTGCCCGAACTGAAACCTGACGAAACCTTCTGTTTTGACTGCAACCCCGATGTTCCCTGCTTCAACCGCTGCTGTGCGGAGCTGACCCTGCCCCTCACCCCGTATGACGTGCTGCGCCTACGCCGCAACCTGGGCCTTGGCAGCGAAGAATTTCTGGGCACCTTTACCACATTGCGCTCCTTTCCCGACACGGGCTTTCCCCTGCCCATGCTGCGCATGCTTGACGGACCGGACGAACCCTGCCCTTTTGTGACCCCTGCGGGCTGCTCAGTGTACGAAGACAGGCCCGGCGCGTGCCGCTACTACCCCTTGGGGCGCGGCACGAAAATGGCAACAGACGGCGTTTCGGAACGATTCTTTGTGGTGCGCGAGCCACACTGCCTTGGCTTTGACAAAGGCACCGTGCGCACCCCCCATCAGTGGCTGGAAAATGAAGAGCTGAAGCCCTTCAACACTTCCAACGACCGCTATATGCGCCTCATGGCCATGGTACGGGCAACGGGTCAACCACTTGAACCCCGGCTGGTAACTATGATAGTGCTGTGTCTGTTTCAGATCGACAAGTTTCGTGAGCTTATCACAAACATGCGTGTATTCTCGCATGTGGACATAAGCGACCAGCGCAAGGCTGCCATCATGGAAGACAGCCAGAAGGGCGATGAAGCCGCGCTTGATTTCGGGCTGGACTGGATGGAGCTTGTCATTTTTGGCCAGAGCCAGGGCTTGGCCAGAAAATAG
- a CDS encoding sulfite exporter TauE/SafE family protein, translating to MSFGRQVYEFLLSSSQAYAKWDLEVSTSILKSRKKLLILLALAVPILAGCFAEAYEYHEMLGGKSAYAPAFYTNTIFLASIAVGLAAGLITGCIGAGGGFIITPALMAAGVKGILAVGTDLFHIFAKAIMGTTVHKKLGNVSTKLAIAFLVGSGVGTVIGGAINKGLYNSDPLLSELFISTIYAVLLGFLGFYALFDFLKSSRGGAAANQDAHGGSAGMTGVALKLQALAVPPMITFDEDLVPGGRRISGWIVAAGGVIVGLLAAIMGVGGGFVTFPMFVYIFGVSSMTTVGTDILQIIFTAGFASIGQYAIYGYVFYTLAVGMLLGSLLGIQVGALTTKVVKGIHIRGFYAISIIAGFINRAATLPKKLVELEVLNWSPSVVGIIEDVGNVIFWVVVAFFGIWVFSKFFFNLGKLRGEA from the coding sequence ATGAGTTTTGGCAGACAGGTGTATGAGTTTCTGCTGAGCAGCTCCCAGGCTTACGCCAAATGGGATTTGGAAGTCTCCACTTCCATTCTCAAAAGCAGGAAAAAGCTGCTCATCTTGTTGGCACTTGCAGTTCCCATTCTGGCGGGCTGCTTTGCCGAAGCCTATGAGTATCACGAAATGCTGGGCGGCAAATCCGCCTACGCACCGGCTTTTTACACCAACACAATCTTTTTGGCTTCCATAGCCGTGGGCCTTGCAGCCGGTCTGATCACCGGGTGTATCGGCGCTGGCGGCGGTTTCATCATCACCCCCGCGCTTATGGCTGCGGGCGTGAAAGGTATTTTGGCGGTGGGCACTGACCTGTTCCACATTTTCGCCAAAGCCATCATGGGCACCACGGTGCACAAAAAACTGGGCAACGTTTCCACCAAGCTGGCCATCGCCTTTCTTGTGGGTTCCGGCGTGGGAACAGTCATTGGCGGCGCGATCAACAAAGGGTTGTACAACTCTGACCCGCTGCTTTCCGAACTGTTCATCAGCACCATTTACGCCGTGCTGCTGGGCTTTCTTGGTTTTTATGCCCTGTTTGACTTTTTGAAGAGCTCCCGCGGCGGCGCCGCAGCGAATCAGGACGCGCACGGCGGCAGCGCCGGAATGACAGGCGTGGCCCTGAAGCTTCAGGCTCTGGCCGTGCCGCCCATGATCACCTTTGACGAAGACCTCGTTCCTGGCGGCCGCCGGATCTCCGGCTGGATTGTTGCCGCTGGCGGCGTCATCGTGGGCCTTTTGGCCGCCATCATGGGCGTGGGCGGCGGCTTCGTCACCTTCCCCATGTTTGTGTACATCTTCGGCGTGTCGTCCATGACCACCGTTGGCACCGACATTCTACAGATCATCTTTACCGCTGGTTTTGCCTCCATCGGCCAGTACGCCATTTACGGCTACGTGTTCTACACGCTGGCTGTCGGCATGCTGCTTGGTTCGCTGCTGGGCATCCAGGTGGGCGCTCTGACCACCAAGGTGGTCAAGGGCATCCACATTCGCGGTTTTTACGCCATCTCGATCATTGCCGGTTTCATCAACCGTGCGGCCACCCTGCCCAAGAAGCTCGTTGAGCTTGAAGTGCTGAACTGGTCGCCCAGTGTGGTTGGCATTATTGAAGATGTGGGCAACGTGATTTTCTGGGTTGTTGTTGCCTTCTTCGGCATCTGGGTGTTCAGCAAGTTTTTCTTCAACCTCGGCAAGCTTAGAGGGGAGGCCTGA